A window from Thermosipho africanus Ob7 encodes these proteins:
- a CDS encoding phosphoenolpyruvate carboxykinase (ATP) gives MSRSVIIDGSVIYTNYSQIMGHRKFEELLKEFITILSEKNSPLLEAISPFKFGNEYDIRRLSEYLHLLSMRNIRELIHIMNYVNPEKLEKFIEGFYSFWRSKHRFMVRHEKYVSDYNRRASIEYTMTMIGDQFKAVIKNLYRQLISNISNEFPKVMRQLPSGAQAMFLYDYIECDDFGAKWMKSIPTIWGAIFDPPAIFYTKSNKRKGIIPIEEKDILDKINLSSNEWFRIPIYVGKLLFFNFVHKEYLAHGAGLANLFEIASPKDIKNKKPDGIIIFGIAPEKIPDYNEKWKNAVVFKDKNCYVGVIPGTDENDYFGYMKKTTLTVHNLIMIDNEKLPIHGSMAQITLKSGKKATAMFVGDSGAGKSETLDALNRMEEVAEVNIIIDDMGSLDIYNDSVVAYGTETGAFVRLDDLPPGYAYHTMDRSIFMNPDKINARVIVPFNNYKDIITPIKIDFLFYANNYTEVKDESERIKFFETYEDALKVFSEGKRMAKGTTSEKGLTTSYFANPFGAIQMKEKHEKIAQKFFKKMFETGVKVGEIRTMLGVEGYEKEGTMLAAKALMKIIEQKG, from the coding sequence ATGAGTCGCTCTGTAATCATTGATGGTTCAGTTATTTATACTAATTATAGCCAAATCATGGGACACAGGAAATTTGAAGAACTTTTAAAAGAATTTATAACCATACTCTCTGAAAAAAATAGCCCACTCCTAGAAGCAATTTCACCCTTCAAATTTGGAAATGAATACGACATTAGAAGGTTATCTGAATATCTCCATCTTTTATCTATGAGAAATATTAGAGAATTAATTCACATAATGAATTACGTAAATCCCGAAAAACTTGAAAAATTTATCGAAGGCTTTTACTCATTCTGGAGATCAAAACACAGATTTATGGTAAGGCATGAAAAATACGTAAGTGACTACAATAGGCGTGCAAGTATAGAATATACAATGACAATGATTGGCGATCAATTTAAAGCCGTTATTAAAAATTTATACAGACAACTAATTTCAAATATATCAAACGAGTTTCCAAAAGTAATGAGACAGTTGCCAAGCGGAGCTCAAGCAATGTTCTTATACGATTATATTGAGTGTGACGATTTTGGTGCAAAATGGATGAAAAGCATTCCTACAATATGGGGAGCAATTTTTGATCCACCCGCAATTTTTTATACAAAATCAAACAAAAGAAAGGGAATAATTCCAATAGAGGAAAAAGATATTTTAGACAAAATAAATCTTTCTAGTAATGAATGGTTTAGGATCCCAATATACGTTGGAAAATTATTGTTTTTTAATTTTGTACATAAAGAATATCTTGCACATGGTGCTGGACTTGCGAATTTGTTTGAAATAGCCTCACCAAAGGATATAAAAAATAAAAAACCCGACGGAATAATAATATTTGGAATTGCTCCAGAAAAAATACCAGATTATAATGAAAAATGGAAAAATGCAGTAGTTTTTAAAGACAAAAATTGCTACGTTGGTGTGATACCTGGAACAGACGAAAATGACTACTTTGGATACATGAAAAAAACTACCTTGACGGTTCACAATTTGATAATGATAGATAACGAAAAACTTCCAATCCATGGCTCAATGGCTCAAATAACATTAAAATCTGGAAAAAAAGCAACAGCTATGTTTGTAGGTGACAGCGGTGCTGGAAAAAGTGAAACACTTGATGCACTAAATAGAATGGAAGAAGTAGCAGAAGTAAATATTATAATAGATGATATGGGAAGTTTAGATATATACAACGATTCCGTTGTAGCATATGGAACTGAAACTGGAGCATTTGTTAGACTCGATGATCTACCACCAGGATATGCATATCATACAATGGATAGAAGTATATTCATGAACCCAGATAAAATTAACGCAAGAGTTATTGTTCCATTCAACAACTATAAAGATATTATTACCCCAATCAAAATTGACTTTTTATTCTATGCAAATAACTACACAGAAGTCAAAGATGAAAGCGAAAGAATAAAGTTCTTTGAAACATATGAAGATGCCTTAAAAGTATTCTCAGAAGGAAAGAGAATGGCAAAAGGAACAACCTCTGAAAAAGGATTAACTACATCATATTTTGCAAACCCATTTGGTGCAATACAAATGAAAGAAAAACATGAAAAAATTGCGCAAAAATTCTTCAAAAAAATGTTTGAAACGGGGGTGAAGGTTGGTGAAATAAGAACGATGCTTGGAGTTGAAGGGTACGAAAAAGAAGGAACTATGCTTGCAGCAAAAGCATTAATGAAAATCATTGAGCAAAAGGGGTGA
- a CDS encoding Mini-ribonuclease 3 produces the protein MNIFEKIHPNLNVNELSTDSLAYLGDAVFNLFVKVLYFKNTSVKNLHKDSQLLVNRKFQSTLLDKVLPLLNEEEKAFVKRGINSKGAGRYGNDPAYRKSTGFEVLVGYLYLTNQERLYNLLMEVLK, from the coding sequence TTGAACATTTTTGAAAAAATTCATCCTAATCTTAATGTTAATGAACTATCTACAGATAGTCTTGCTTATCTTGGTGATGCAGTATTCAACCTTTTCGTAAAGGTGTTATATTTCAAAAATACAAGTGTAAAAAATTTACACAAAGATTCTCAACTCCTTGTAAATAGAAAATTTCAATCTACCCTCCTAGATAAAGTCCTTCCCCTACTTAATGAAGAAGAAAAAGCATTTGTAAAAAGAGGTATAAACAGTAAAGGAGCCGGAAGGTATGGAAATGATCCCGCCTACAGAAAAAGTACTGGTTTTGAAGTTCTGGTAGGATATTTGTATCTAACTAACCAAGAACGTCTTTACAATTTATTAATGGAGGTGTTAAAATGA
- the groES gene encoding co-chaperone GroES codes for MKVIPLGSRLLIKPIQEEKRTEGGIVLPDTAKEKPMKAEIVAVGNLEDADVDLRVGDKVIFSKYSGTEIKIEEEDYIIIDVEDILAKIED; via the coding sequence ATGAAGGTTATTCCATTGGGATCAAGACTTTTAATTAAGCCAATTCAGGAGGAAAAGAGAACTGAAGGAGGAATTGTTCTTCCAGATACTGCAAAAGAAAAACCTATGAAAGCAGAAATTGTTGCAGTAGGTAACTTAGAAGATGCAGACGTTGATCTTCGCGTAGGTGATAAAGTAATCTTTTCCAAATATTCAGGAACCGAAATTAAGATAGAGGAAGAAGATTACATAATAATTGATGTAGAAGATATTCTAGCAAAAATAGAAGACTAA
- the groL gene encoding chaperonin GroEL (60 kDa chaperone family; promotes refolding of misfolded polypeptides especially under stressful conditions; forms two stacked rings of heptamers to form a barrel-shaped 14mer; ends can be capped by GroES; misfolded proteins enter the barrel where they are refolded when GroES binds) has translation MAKMLKFSEEARRALERGVDAVADAVKITLGPKGRNVVIEKSWGSPTITNDGVSIAKEIELEDKFENLGAQLVKEVASKTNDVAGDGTTTATVLAQAMIKEGIKNVTAGANPILVKRGIEKAVAAGVEEIKKISKKLSSTNDIAHVASISANSEEIGKLIAEAMEKVGEDGVITVEDSKSIETYVEFTEGMQFDRGYVSPYFVTDPEKMEVVYNEPFILITDRKLSNIKPLIPILEKVAQTGKPLVIIAEDVEGEALTTLVLNKLKGTLNTVAVKAPGFGDRRKAMLQDIAILTGGIVASEEVGINLEDLTLNDLGRADVVRVKKDETIIVGGHGDQEEIKKRIAQIKAQIEQTTSEYEKETLQERMAKLAGGVAVIKVGAATETELKEKKHRIEDALSATRAAVEEGIVPGGGITLLRARKAVEKVVNELDGDEKIGAKIVYEALIAPINQIAKNAGYDGAIIIHKVLENDDPAYGFDALKGEYCNMFERGIIDPAKVTRSALQNAASIASMLLTTEALVVEKPEPKNNAPMPEMPEY, from the coding sequence ATGGCAAAGATGTTAAAATTCAGTGAAGAGGCAAGAAGAGCACTTGAAAGAGGTGTTGATGCAGTTGCAGATGCAGTTAAAATTACATTAGGTCCAAAAGGAAGAAACGTAGTTATTGAAAAATCTTGGGGAAGTCCAACAATTACAAATGACGGTGTTTCAATTGCTAAGGAAATTGAACTTGAAGATAAATTTGAAAATCTTGGTGCACAACTTGTTAAGGAAGTTGCAAGTAAAACAAATGATGTAGCAGGTGATGGAACAACAACAGCAACAGTTCTTGCACAAGCAATGATAAAAGAAGGAATTAAAAACGTAACAGCTGGTGCAAATCCAATCCTTGTAAAAAGGGGAATTGAAAAAGCAGTTGCAGCAGGTGTCGAAGAAATTAAGAAAATTTCAAAGAAACTTTCAAGTACAAACGATATTGCACATGTAGCATCTATCAGTGCAAACAGTGAAGAAATTGGAAAATTAATTGCAGAAGCAATGGAAAAAGTTGGAGAAGATGGAGTAATTACTGTAGAAGACAGCAAATCAATTGAGACATATGTTGAATTTACGGAAGGTATGCAATTTGATAGAGGATATGTTTCCCCTTACTTTGTAACTGATCCTGAAAAAATGGAAGTAGTTTACAATGAACCATTTATCCTCATTACCGATAGGAAACTTTCAAATATAAAACCACTTATTCCAATTCTTGAAAAAGTAGCACAAACTGGAAAACCACTTGTAATTATTGCTGAAGATGTTGAAGGTGAAGCATTAACAACACTTGTTCTTAACAAACTAAAAGGAACACTTAATACAGTAGCAGTTAAAGCACCTGGATTTGGTGACAGAAGAAAAGCTATGCTCCAAGATATTGCAATTCTTACCGGTGGTATAGTAGCAAGCGAAGAAGTAGGAATTAACTTGGAAGACTTGACATTAAACGATCTAGGAAGAGCAGATGTTGTAAGAGTTAAAAAAGACGAAACAATAATTGTTGGCGGACATGGAGACCAAGAAGAAATTAAAAAGAGAATTGCTCAAATTAAAGCACAAATTGAACAAACTACATCGGAATACGAAAAAGAAACATTACAAGAAAGAATGGCAAAACTTGCTGGTGGTGTCGCAGTAATAAAAGTTGGTGCTGCAACAGAAACCGAATTAAAAGAAAAGAAACACAGAATCGAAGACGCTCTCAGTGCTACAAGAGCAGCTGTTGAAGAAGGTATTGTTCCAGGTGGAGGAATTACATTACTTCGCGCAAGAAAAGCAGTTGAAAAAGTTGTAAATGAACTTGATGGTGATGAAAAGATTGGTGCAAAGATTGTTTACGAAGCGTTGATAGCTCCAATTAACCAAATAGCAAAGAACGCAGGTTATGATGGTGCAATTATTATCCACAAAGTACTTGAAAATGATGATCCAGCATACGGATTTGATGCATTAAAAGGTGAATACTGTAACATGTTTGAACGCGGAATTATTGACCCAGCAAAAGTTACAAGAAGTGCACTTCAAAACGCAGCATCAATTGCAAGCATGTTGTTAACAACAGAAGCACTTGTAGTTGAAAAACCAGAACCAAAGAATAACGCACCAATGCCAGAAATGCCAGAATATTAA
- the sufC gene encoding Fe-S cluster assembly ATPase SufC, translating to MEKLLEVRNLHASVKEENLKILKGVNLDIGYGELHAIMGPNGSGKSTLANVIMGNPRYKVDSGEIIFEGENIVELTTDERAKKGIFMTFQNPFEIDGVKFSNFLLSAYRKIHGDNESFAQLNKQIDEILSELVVSDNFLNRFLNVGFSGGEKKKSEILQARFLKPKLLILDEIDSGLDVDALRIVANQINKIRESGTSVLIITHYKRILNYLDVDKVHVYTDGKIVKSGDFSLADEIEKNGYSVIAG from the coding sequence ATGGAAAAATTGCTTGAAGTTAGAAATTTGCATGCATCTGTGAAAGAAGAAAACTTAAAAATATTAAAAGGTGTTAATTTGGATATAGGTTATGGAGAATTACATGCTATTATGGGTCCAAACGGTTCTGGAAAATCGACTCTTGCAAACGTTATAATGGGGAATCCCAGATATAAAGTTGATTCAGGCGAAATAATTTTTGAAGGTGAAAATATTGTTGAATTAACAACTGATGAGAGAGCAAAAAAAGGTATTTTTATGACTTTTCAAAATCCATTTGAAATAGACGGTGTAAAATTCAGTAATTTTCTTTTAAGTGCGTATAGAAAAATTCATGGAGATAATGAATCTTTTGCACAACTAAATAAGCAAATAGATGAAATATTAAGTGAGCTTGTTGTTTCAGATAATTTCTTAAATAGGTTTTTGAATGTTGGATTTTCTGGTGGTGAAAAGAAAAAATCTGAAATTTTGCAAGCAAGGTTTTTAAAACCAAAGCTTTTAATTTTAGATGAAATTGATTCCGGTTTAGATGTTGATGCTTTAAGAATTGTTGCAAATCAGATTAATAAGATAAGAGAGTCTGGGACAAGTGTACTTATTATAACTCATTACAAAAGAATACTTAATTATTTAGATGTTGATAAAGTTCATGTTTATACAGATGGAAAAATTGTAAAGAGTGGAGACTTTTCATTGGCTGATGAGATAGAGAAAAATGGCTATTCTGTAATTGCGGGGTGA
- the sufB gene encoding Fe-S cluster assembly protein SufB — protein MFDIKQNEDRFNYIANIEPEYKSLPGLTPKIIEEISEIKGEPKWMRELRLKSLEIFQKWHDPRFGVDISELDLNKIIPYIKPKANKQTSWEEVPEEIKKAFDKLGIPEAERKYFAGVGAQFDSEIVYQNIKKELESLGVIFMDMESAVREYPDLVKEYFMKLVPAHDHKFAALHGAIWSGGTFLYVPKGVKVPMPLQAYFLMSNPGMSQLEHTVIVADEGSEVTFIEGCSAPRYNVINLHTGMVEIYVKKDAKVKYMTIQNWSKNTYNLNTKRSIVEENGVMSWVSGSLGSMKTMLYPMTILKGKGAKAESLGITYAGPGQHMDTGSKVVHLAPYTSSTIDARSISVGGGWAFYRGLLRIAQDAKKSKSHVQCTALMLDNKSKSDTVPLIEVYNSDSDVGHEARIGRIKDEQIFYLMTRGLSETEAKSMIVKGFIEPIVSSLPFEYALELNRLIEMEIESSIG, from the coding sequence ATGTTTGATATAAAACAGAATGAAGATAGGTTTAATTATATTGCTAATATTGAGCCAGAGTATAAAAGTTTACCTGGCTTGACACCAAAAATAATTGAAGAAATTTCTGAGATTAAAGGTGAGCCTAAATGGATGAGAGAACTTAGGCTTAAATCTTTGGAAATTTTTCAAAAATGGCATGATCCAAGATTTGGAGTTGATATTTCTGAATTGGATTTAAATAAGATAATTCCATATATTAAGCCAAAGGCCAATAAGCAGACAAGTTGGGAAGAAGTTCCTGAAGAAATTAAAAAGGCTTTTGATAAACTTGGAATTCCTGAAGCTGAAAGAAAATATTTTGCTGGTGTTGGAGCACAATTTGATTCTGAGATAGTGTATCAAAATATAAAGAAAGAACTTGAAAGCCTTGGTGTGATTTTTATGGATATGGAAAGTGCAGTAAGAGAATATCCGGACTTGGTAAAAGAATACTTTATGAAACTTGTTCCAGCACATGATCATAAATTTGCGGCACTACATGGCGCAATTTGGAGCGGAGGAACATTTTTGTATGTTCCAAAGGGTGTTAAAGTTCCAATGCCACTTCAAGCTTATTTTTTAATGAGTAATCCTGGTATGAGTCAGCTTGAACATACAGTTATTGTTGCTGATGAAGGCTCTGAGGTAACTTTCATTGAGGGATGTTCAGCTCCAAGATACAATGTTATAAATTTACATACAGGAATGGTTGAGATTTATGTAAAAAAAGATGCAAAAGTAAAATACATGACAATTCAAAATTGGAGTAAAAATACATATAACTTGAATACAAAACGTTCTATAGTAGAAGAAAATGGAGTGATGTCTTGGGTTTCAGGATCGCTAGGTAGTATGAAAACAATGTTGTATCCTATGACGATCCTTAAAGGAAAGGGAGCAAAAGCAGAAAGTTTAGGTATTACATATGCAGGACCAGGCCAACATATGGATACAGGCTCAAAAGTCGTACATCTTGCACCTTATACAAGTTCCACAATTGATGCAAGGAGTATCAGTGTTGGTGGCGGCTGGGCTTTTTATAGAGGACTATTAAGAATAGCGCAAGATGCTAAAAAAAGTAAATCACATGTTCAATGTACAGCATTAATGCTTGATAATAAATCAAAAAGTGATACAGTACCATTAATAGAAGTATATAATAGTGATTCTGATGTAGGTCATGAAGCTAGAATTGGAAGAATTAAAGATGAACAAATCTTTTACTTAATGACAAGAGGTTTAAGTGAAACAGAAGCTAAAAGTATGATTGTTAAAGGTTTTATTGAACCGATTGTTAGTAGTTTGCCATTTGAGTATGCCCTTGAGCTTAATAGGTTAATTGAAATGGAAATTGAATCATCAATAGGGTGA
- a CDS encoding SufD family Fe-S cluster assembly protein, producing MEKNLELFLDNEKAVVSVPKQFFEGDYTEKDLERALSSIENKFVRKYVLEKYSEYTKIGFPIWKRLKINSLSLPEYKYEGYFKGVEEDLDLIDFEGTHRKYVLLSDIFSSMGEYIKVDNEKDVKVEYIDRITNDVYKVNGKLVLVRILKTNNFSNNTLRVVAEDNAEVEIYNIHVSEENSFSVDNIFIMVEDKVQVKVRDIYIGEGKVAGYLGVKMNGNESNVDVKPYFLGSKSAIFDLQYLLRFVGLENKGSIKAEGALSDEAKVVFRGILDLKRGAKNSEAEEMERCILLSKDSKMEAIPSLLVDENEVTASHAASSAPLDEDAIFYLMSRGFNRKEAKSFILNGIFENLINELSVFGLEEVVKNALKKYIE from the coding sequence ATGGAAAAGAATTTAGAATTATTTTTAGATAATGAAAAAGCAGTGGTAAGTGTCCCAAAACAATTTTTCGAAGGTGACTATACTGAAAAAGATTTAGAAAGAGCACTTTCAAGTATTGAAAATAAATTTGTTAGAAAGTATGTATTGGAAAAGTATAGTGAATATACAAAAATAGGTTTTCCTATATGGAAAAGGTTGAAAATTAATAGTTTAAGTTTGCCGGAGTATAAATATGAAGGGTATTTTAAAGGTGTTGAAGAAGATTTAGATTTAATAGATTTTGAAGGAACTCATAGAAAATATGTTTTGTTATCGGATATATTTTCATCTATGGGTGAATATATAAAGGTTGATAATGAAAAAGATGTAAAAGTTGAATATATTGATAGAATAACAAATGATGTGTATAAGGTTAATGGTAAGTTAGTTCTTGTAAGAATTTTGAAAACGAATAATTTTTCAAACAACACATTAAGAGTTGTGGCAGAAGATAATGCAGAAGTTGAAATTTACAACATTCATGTAAGTGAAGAAAACTCTTTTTCAGTTGACAATATTTTTATTATGGTTGAAGATAAGGTACAAGTAAAGGTTAGAGATATATATATCGGGGAAGGGAAAGTAGCAGGATATTTAGGAGTAAAAATGAATGGTAATGAAAGTAATGTAGATGTTAAACCATACTTTTTGGGAAGTAAAAGCGCAATTTTTGATCTTCAATATCTTTTAAGATTTGTAGGACTTGAAAATAAAGGTTCAATAAAAGCTGAAGGTGCACTTTCTGATGAAGCAAAAGTAGTATTTCGTGGTATACTTGATTTAAAAAGAGGTGCAAAAAATAGCGAAGCAGAAGAGATGGAAAGATGTATATTATTATCAAAAGATTCAAAAATGGAAGCTATCCCAAGTTTGTTAGTAGATGAAAATGAAGTTACTGCATCACATGCAGCAAGTTCTGCTCCACTTGATGAAGATGCAATTTTCTATTTAATGAGCAGAGGATTTAATAGAAAGGAAGCAAAAAGCTTTATATTAAATGGTATTTTTGAAAATTTAATTAATGAGCTTTCGGTATTTGGCCTTGAGGAGGTCGTAAAAAATGCTCTCAAAAAATATATTGAGTGA
- a CDS encoding SufS family cysteine desulfurase → MLSKNILSDFPALSRTIKGNRIVYLDSAASTLKPKPVIDKLSKFYLENYANVHRAVHTLASESTQMLEFSRKNFANFLNSSEHEIIFTSGTTMSINLIVESLVRSKMLNENDIVLTTLVEHHANFVPWVRLSKLHGFRVEFVEPSLRFGTLAIDDFLKKDINPKVVAITGHSNVTGQLIDIEKIRNIFPNSILIVDGAQLIPHQRIDVKSLDIDFLCFSVHKMLGPSGIGVLYGKSQYLETLEPFLYGGEMIDKVSVEDVTFNVLPYKFEAGTPNIGGIVGANYALEYLNNIGYDEVKKHILDLTKYAIEKFRNIENVEVYGPLDESHCGILSFNINGIHPHDVAHLLDEKFGVAIRSGHHCAQPLMNVLKSQSRLSQFPNSTCRASFYIYNTYEDINILIEGIKRIKEWFDV, encoded by the coding sequence ATGCTCTCAAAAAATATATTGAGTGATTTTCCTGCACTTTCAAGAACAATAAAAGGAAATCGAATTGTTTACCTTGACAGTGCTGCAAGCACATTAAAACCAAAGCCAGTAATTGATAAATTATCCAAATTTTATTTAGAAAATTATGCAAATGTCCATAGAGCAGTTCATACTCTAGCATCTGAATCGACTCAGATGCTAGAGTTTTCTAGAAAAAACTTTGCAAATTTTTTGAATTCTAGCGAACATGAGATAATTTTCACATCAGGAACAACAATGTCAATAAATCTCATAGTTGAAAGTTTAGTAAGAAGTAAGATGTTGAACGAGAATGATATAGTTTTAACAACTTTAGTGGAGCATCATGCAAATTTTGTTCCATGGGTAAGACTTTCCAAACTACATGGATTTAGAGTAGAATTTGTTGAACCTAGTTTGCGTTTTGGAACCTTAGCTATAGATGATTTTTTAAAAAAAGATATAAATCCTAAGGTTGTTGCTATTACAGGGCATTCAAATGTAACGGGGCAGTTAATTGATATAGAAAAAATTCGCAATATTTTTCCTAATTCAATATTAATAGTTGATGGAGCACAACTTATTCCGCATCAGAGGATTGATGTTAAGAGCTTAGATATTGATTTTCTTTGTTTTTCAGTCCATAAAATGCTTGGGCCAAGTGGAATTGGGGTTTTATATGGGAAAAGCCAATATTTGGAAACACTTGAACCTTTTTTGTATGGTGGTGAAATGATCGATAAGGTTAGTGTTGAAGATGTTACCTTTAATGTGCTTCCGTACAAATTTGAGGCAGGGACTCCAAATATTGGTGGAATTGTCGGTGCAAATTATGCGCTTGAATATTTAAATAATATTGGGTATGATGAGGTAAAAAAACACATTCTAGATCTTACAAAATATGCTATTGAAAAATTTAGAAATATTGAAAATGTCGAGGTTTATGGACCACTTGATGAATCTCACTGCGGTATTTTAAGTTTTAATATTAATGGAATTCATCCACATGATGTTGCACATCTTTTGGATGAAAAATTTGGAGTGGCAATAAGGAGCGGTCATCATTGTGCACAACCTTTAATGAATGTTTTAAAGTCACAAAGTAGACTGTCTCAATTTCCAAACAGTACATGTAGAGCAAGTTTTTATATATACAACACATATGAAGACATAAATATATTAATAGAAGGTATAAAAAGGATAAAGGAGTGGTTTGATGTATAA
- the sufU gene encoding Fe-S cluster assembly sulfur transfer protein SufU, with product MYNELIMDYSKLKKYKGKIEDATKVEEGKNLSCGDEITLYLKIENERIVDAKFEGIGCAISQASANLMIENIINKSIDEVKILIDNVYKMTRGEEYDKSVLGLIEELKSIKDYPMRIKCFLLAWKTLELSFK from the coding sequence ATGTATAATGAATTAATCATGGACTATTCTAAACTTAAAAAGTATAAAGGAAAGATTGAAGATGCAACTAAAGTGGAAGAGGGTAAAAATCTTTCTTGTGGTGATGAAATAACTTTATATTTAAAAATTGAAAATGAGCGAATAGTTGATGCAAAATTTGAAGGGATTGGGTGTGCAATTAGTCAAGCTTCTGCTAACTTGATGATAGAAAATATTATTAATAAATCAATTGATGAGGTAAAAATATTGATAGATAATGTATATAAAATGACACGTGGAGAAGAATACGACAAATCGGTTTTAGGATTGATAGAGGAGCTCAAAAGTATTAAAGACTATCCAATGAGAATTAAATGTTTTTTACTTGCATGGAAAACTTTAGAACTTTCATTTAAATAA